The Horticoccus luteus DNA window TTCACTGCCACGGCGGCGCGTTGTTCACCGATTACGCGTATCGGAGCAACGGATTGGAGCGCGTCTCGGGCGATGCGGGGCGCGCGCGGGTGACGGGGCGCGAGGAAGATCGCGGGAAGTTCAAGACGCCGTCGCTGCGCAACGTGGCGTTGACGGCGCCGTATATGCACGACGGGCGGCTGAGGACGCTTGAGGACGTCGTCGCGCACTACGATCACGGCGTGCAGCGGGGGGCGTCGCTCGATCCCAATCTGGCGAAGCATCCGCTGGCGGGGATGCAACTGCCGTCAGCGGATCAGGCGGCGCTGGTGGCGTTTTTGCGGACGTTGACCGAGAGCGCTTCGGTGGGCGCGGGCGGAGAACGGCGCGCGAGAGCGGCGGCGCGTTGAAACGGGAGAGGCAGCACGGCGCCGGGAAGAGCGGCGCCGTGGGCGCGAACCGCGCGGATCAGGCTTCGTTGACGACCGGATTGGTGAGCGTGCCGATCTTCCCGATCTCGATGCTGACGGAGTCGCCGGCTTTGAGCCAGAGCGGGGGCTTGGCCGCCATGCCGACGCCTTGGGGCGTGCCGGTGAGAATGACGGTGCCGGGGACGAGCGTGGTGCTGCCGCTCAGGTAGGCGATGAGCGCGGGGACGTCGAAAATCATGTCACTGGTGGTCCAATCCTGCACGCGCTGGCCGTTGAGAATCGTGGCGATCTTGAGCGTATTCGGATTGGTGATTTCGTCGGTCGTGACGAGGCACGGTCCAAGCGGGGCGAACGTGTCGAAGAACTTGCCGCGGCACCATTGGCCGCCGCCGAGCCGGATCTGGTGATCGCGGGCGGAGACGTCGTTGGCGCAGGTGTAGCCGAGGACGTAGTCGAGGGCGTTTTCGCGGGAGACGTTTTTGCAAGGTTTGCCGATGACGACGGCGAGTTCGCATTCGTAGTCGACCTCGTGGCTGGCGAGGCGGGTGGGGATTTCGATCGGGTCGCCGGGGTTCTGCGTGGCGTTGATGCCTTTGACGAAGAGGATGGGGCGCTCGGGGATTTTCGCGCCGGTTTCGGCGGCGTGCTGCCGGTAGTTGAGCCCGATGCAGAGGATCTGCGTGGGGGCGATCGGCGCGAGGAGCTTGCCGGGGCGCACAGGGCGATCGGTGACTTGGTAGGAGCCGAAGATGTCGCCGGAAATTTCGCGGGCGGAGCCATCGGGCTGGAGAGCGGCGTAGGCGGGGCCTTGGGGCGAGAGGTGACGAATGATTTTCATGAGAGGGAAACTCAGCTAGCCGTGGGCGCGTCAGCGGGGCAAGGCCGCGTCGGGTCTTTTTTCGAGCCACGCGCGGGGCGGGTGGCCGAAGCGGGCGCGGAAGAGCCGATAGAAATGGGAGAGATCGCCGTAGCCGCTGGAAAAGGCGGCGCCGACGACGGAGTGACGTTGCGCGCGCAGCAGTTGCGCGGCGTGGGTGAGGCGGCGTTCGGTGAGTTCGGCGAGGAAGCTGCGGTCGGTAACCTCGCGAAACAGTTTGCTGAACTGGCGGCGGGAGAGGTCGGCTTGGGCACAGGCGCGTTCGAGGCTCCACGGTTCGTAGAAGGTGGCGGCGAGTTCGCGGGCGACGGTCTCGACGCGGCGGCGGGCGGCGTCGGAGGAAAGGCCGGCGGGCCGGCGGGCGAGGGCGACGAGCGCGTTTTCCGCGGCGGCGCGGATGACGATTTCACGGCCGAGGCGCACGCCGGCCTGCTCGACGACTGCGGCGCGCCAATATGTTTCGAATTGTTGGGCCCAGGTCCGGCCAGGGCGCAACGCGGCAGGACGTGCGGGAGTGAGTTTTTCCCAGAGCGAATCGAGGCCGGGGACACTGCGGACAAAATCGCGCGAGAAACACAAGAGCAGCAGCGTCGCGGGCTCGCTGTCGGTGATCTTGTGGCCCACGCCGGCTGCCACGCAGACGACGGTGCCGGCGGGAGCGTGGACGGGCGTGGCGTCGCCTTTGATCGAACAGGCGATGCGGCCGTGGAGGACGTAGATGATCTTGTGAAACGGGTCGATGCGCTCCGCCATGTGGAAGCGCGGCCCGTGCACGCTTTCGACGAACGCGACGCCGTGAGGAGGGAGTTCGACGGGGATGGGGCGGGAGACGCTCATGCAGGTGAAACTCAACTAAAATGCCCAATCTGCGAAGGTGGCCAAGCCCGATGTGCCAAGACGCACGAGGATTTGAATGGTAGGATGCTTCGCCTCATCGCCCAACCCCCCTTTTTCGCATGGCCGATTCTTTTCCTTCACCTGTCACTGGCACGGCGCCCGGTTTCGCGCGCGCCGTCGTGGCGTGGAGGTGGACCAGCCGCGCGAGGCGGATGAGCGCAGCGGTCGGAACATGGCGAGGTTGAACGAATGAACCGACTGGCGGAACGACTCGGCGCTTCCAGCGACTTCCTGATCGGAGTCGAGTTGGTGTCCACGCGCGGAGGCCTTGATCAGCCGCACGCGGCGAAGACGTTGTCCCTGGCGCGCGACCTTGCTGGGGCGGCGAGCATCGACTGGGTGTCGATCACAGACAACGCGGGCGGCAATCCGATGCTGGCTGCGTCCGCGTTGGGCGCACCATTGCGCGATGCCGGGCGGGAGGTGGTGATCCATTTGTCGTGCAAGGATTTTAATCGCAACGCGCTGGAGAGCGAGGCGTGGCGGCTGGCGAGCGAGGGGTTTCAGAACATTCTGGTGCTGACGGGAGATTATCCGGGGCACGGGGTGGGTGGGGGCGGCAAACCGGCGTTCGACATCGACGCGATCGGTTTGCTCACGCTGCTCGGCCAGATGAATGCCGGGCTGGACGTGACGCGCGAGGGGGCGAAGAAGGCGGTGCGACTCGAGCCGACGAAGTTTTTTCCGGGCGCGGTGGTGACGAATTTCAAGCTGCTCGAGAACGAAGTGATTCCGCAGTTGTTGAAGATGGAGCGGAAGCTCGCGGCGGGCGCGCGTTTCCTGATCAACCAGATCGGTTACGATTCGCGCAAGGTGCACGAGTTGATTGCGTGGATGCGGCGGCGCGGTCACGGGCACGTGCCGTTGATTGGAAATGTTTATGTGCTCAACCCGGGCGTGGCGCGGGTCTTTCGCGCCAAGAAAATTCCGGGCGTGGTGATCTCGGAGGAGCTCGGCGATATCTGCGAGGCGCAGCGGGCGGCAGCGGACAAGGGCAAGGCGTTTTTCCTCGAACTGGCCGCGAAGCAAATCGCGATTTACCGCGGGCTCGGTTATCGCGGCGCGTATCTGGGCGGGGTGCATTCCGTGGCGGAGATCGAGCGCGTGCTGGAAATCGAGCGCGGGTTTGCGCCGGACGATTGGAAGCAGTTTGCGCGGGAGATCCAGTATTCGCGCCCGGGCGAATTTTTCGTGTTTGCGCGCGATGAGAACACGGGTCTCGCCAATCCGGAAAAGCTGGAAGCGACGTATGCCGCTTCGCTGGGCGCGCATCCGCGGACCCAGAATGTCACGTTCACGTATCGATTTTCCAAGTTTGCGCACGAATTGATGTTCACGCCGGGCAAGGGCCTGTGGAAGGCGGGCGATGCGCTGTGCGCGAGCGCGAAGGATCCGCTGCAAGGGCCGGCATGGATGAGGGCGATCGAGCACACGAGCAAACGCCTGATGTTTGACTGCCGCGATTGCGGTGACTGTTCCCTCTCGGAGATGGCGTTTCTGTGTCCAGAATCGTCGTGTGCGAAAAACCAACGCAACGGTCCGTGCGGGGGCACCCGGGATGGAAAGTGCGAGGTTTACGACTACGAGTGCATTTGGTCGCGCGCTTACGAGCGCCTGAAATTCGAGGGTCGCGAAGACCAGTTGCTCGCGCACACTCCCGCGGTGCAGGATCAGAGTCTGCGTTATACGTCGAGCTGGGCCAACACCTGGGCCCGCCGCGACCATCTCGCCAAACACCCTCCGGCCAGCCTCCCACCGATCAAATCCTGAAGACGGCACTCGAATTCGTTCTCCGCATTTTTAATCTATGAATATGTCAAAGCCCACCAACCTCGAAACGAAACTCCAGCAGTATGCCAGCCCCGTCGATATGTTGCGACATTCGACGGTCGGCGGCATCCAGTTCCCCATCAAGTCAGAGTATTCGAACTGGCGCGACGAGCAGGAGGCGTGGCAGCACAGCGTGATCCTTTTCGACCAGTCCTTTCACATGAAGGACGTCTACGTCGAGGGTCCCGACGTCAAACGGCTGATTTCCGATGTGGCGGTG harbors:
- a CDS encoding fumarylacetoacetate hydrolase family protein; the encoded protein is MKIIRHLSPQGPAYAALQPDGSAREISGDIFGSYQVTDRPVRPGKLLAPIAPTQILCIGLNYRQHAAETGAKIPERPILFVKGINATQNPGDPIEIPTRLASHEVDYECELAVVIGKPCKNVSRENALDYVLGYTCANDVSARDHQIRLGGGQWCRGKFFDTFAPLGPCLVTTDEITNPNTLKIATILNGQRVQDWTTSDMIFDVPALIAYLSGSTTLVPGTVILTGTPQGVGMAAKPPLWLKAGDSVSIEIGKIGTLTNPVVNEA
- a CDS encoding helix-turn-helix transcriptional regulator translates to MSVSRPIPVELPPHGVAFVESVHGPRFHMAERIDPFHKIIYVLHGRIACSIKGDATPVHAPAGTVVCVAAGVGHKITDSEPATLLLLCFSRDFVRSVPGLDSLWEKLTPARPAALRPGRTWAQQFETYWRAAVVEQAGVRLGREIVIRAAAENALVALARRPAGLSSDAARRRVETVARELAATFYEPWSLERACAQADLSRRQFSKLFREVTDRSFLAELTERRLTHAAQLLRAQRHSVVGAAFSSGYGDLSHFYRLFRARFGHPPRAWLEKRPDAALPR
- a CDS encoding methylenetetrahydrofolate reductase C-terminal domain-containing protein, yielding MNRLAERLGASSDFLIGVELVSTRGGLDQPHAAKTLSLARDLAGAASIDWVSITDNAGGNPMLAASALGAPLRDAGREVVIHLSCKDFNRNALESEAWRLASEGFQNILVLTGDYPGHGVGGGGKPAFDIDAIGLLTLLGQMNAGLDVTREGAKKAVRLEPTKFFPGAVVTNFKLLENEVIPQLLKMERKLAAGARFLINQIGYDSRKVHELIAWMRRRGHGHVPLIGNVYVLNPGVARVFRAKKIPGVVISEELGDICEAQRAAADKGKAFFLELAAKQIAIYRGLGYRGAYLGGVHSVAEIERVLEIERGFAPDDWKQFAREIQYSRPGEFFVFARDENTGLANPEKLEATYAASLGAHPRTQNVTFTYRFSKFAHELMFTPGKGLWKAGDALCASAKDPLQGPAWMRAIEHTSKRLMFDCRDCGDCSLSEMAFLCPESSCAKNQRNGPCGGTRDGKCEVYDYECIWSRAYERLKFEGREDQLLAHTPAVQDQSLRYTSSWANTWARRDHLAKHPPASLPPIKS